In Anas platyrhynchos isolate ZD024472 breed Pekin duck chromosome 19, IASCAAS_PekinDuck_T2T, whole genome shotgun sequence, the genomic window gatgtttaaaactccagaaaatacaAGTGGAAACACATCACCTTCAAGCACTGTTCGTGACAGTGATCTTACACCACCGTGCACGACAATGGACACTTCTGAACTGCGtactcctgaagaatctggtatggttgttaattggaaagaaattattaaagtataCTTTGGGGTAGCTGTGTCTGCAACTCACTGATAGTGCATAGCCTAATGCTAGGCAGACTTAGTGTAGAGATAAAGCATCTTgcaaccattgattttttttttatcatgtattggaggacattttccagtagttccagttattttttttggtaggtgttatttttttattcattcagttttatatcGAACTTCTAAATGCTGAAGTATTGTTTCAGGCAAACCTTGTGTTGAAGCATGGCAATCCTTTAATCAATTGTCAGGGGATACATCTAGATTCAATGACAAAATCTTACGGCAGGGAGTGGTTATGCTGtagaattttgcaaagattctacttaagaaaaatgtcagattaggaagatttgtgttaagatgatccttagctttttttttctgtcttttgcatatgactttgcatatcagtcgtgttcctgaataactcagaattctttaaattctgttttactaagAATTTAGCAAAAGTGAGCATCTAGTGAatcaccaacaaaaatcaagaatgaattatccaatattcagagtagtaatactaatgatttttatcagattaaataaaaaatcatcaaggttttttaggcttaatttttttaacgtatgctgtgccttgtaggagctaattgccttcttgctaattaccaaaccaattgctgaaacacagttttggaTTTAGCTTGTAGAAAGCTTTGGCTGATTGAATCCATTTTTTACTTAGTTATACAGCGATTGGAATGTTTGGATTTCCTGCTTAGTTTGTTTGCCAAATTAGATAAacctactgtttatttcaggagagatgatggtgtcaccattaaatactccagattcttcaggagagaTACTGGATTGTCATGACATCTCAGAtttgatgagagaggaggaatctccaaagtctatatttgaaataatgtacTCCAGAATTCCAGAAGGAATAGCTATGCTGGAAGAAGATCTTGATGTGGACAGCGTATCATTAAGTGCAGAGAAACAAGCCTCTCAGGTGAAAttggaaagtaaaaggaaaacaccagaTGAGAAGCTGGAGTCAGTCAACGTTGGATCAGCCATCAAGCAGCCATTAAAAACCCCAGAGAAGAAGCCAGGACTTGTAGAGGTCCTGTCGGGCATCAAGCAGCTTATGAAGACTGCCAAGCAGAagtcagaggaaacaaaggtaaaatattttctttagcttttggaAAGAGTTTATTTAAGCTTGGAGCCTGTGGTTGAAGTGAACTCTTAGGCCATCTAATAAGACATGTTTTatatcattgtattttcattaaaatatctcatgCACAAGACCTGTGGCTGACAAAATACCTTCTGGAAGAGCACCTGATGTTTATTTGAAAGCAGTGAAGTTGACAACCTGTGTTTTCCTTGGTAGCTTTGTCCAGGTGTGAATGGGTAAAAACCAGAAGATGCAGCTGAGTACAAATTTGAAGGAGCACTTTTTTTCtagtcatttgtttctgttatgtttaaagCACCCTTAAATTACTTACAGACTACAATGGAGttctttctgtgccttcctTTTCATAAGTGGGAtatatgcatgtttgttttttttttgtacagcttcTTCATAGCTTGTAGAttaaattcaaaacactttttttctttaaacatccaAGAGCACTGAGCTTTTGCCAAAATTTGGTGTTACCACGTAGTCAGTTGATTGCTCTTCATGCCCATAAGGCTTTCATTCACTGCTTGCTGAATGGACACCAATTCTACTCTGTTTGCTTGTATTAGGATGTACTTTGTTTAGAGGAACCCTACCTAAatggctgctgaggctgctctgggTTACCATTTTGACCTTACAATTCGCACCTTCATCACTCTTGTCATTGGTGTATTTTATTAGCCTCGATTTTTGTTGACTCCCAGATCCATAGATTAAAATGAGTATTGCTGGTCTGTGTAGAACTacaataaaacacttcaaaacattcaaatgatTTAGATTCAATAACCCTCTTTTTCTAATCTTACTAGACAATGTTCAGCCCGtttactgaatgctttttaaaactctacTGTGTTGTCTTTCACTGTAAAAACTGCTACACTAGCTCAGATAACAAGTATTAAGTTCAATTTTGTGGTAGTACCAAATATATGATGCAGTTAGCAAACGAAGttggcttcattttctcataAAGTATTTGGCAGGACTTTTTTCAACTGTTTCACTCCCAATTTTCTATTAGTTAActatttcttgtcctgtcagacacacacaaaagtattgattattgcttatttccttaggtcaggtcagaaaatgttatggatcctaagcaggaagatgctgtaaCTGCTTGTACTAATGGCAGTCGTGAGTATGGTAAgtacaaacacttttattttaactagagtaataatgaatatgcaGGACTGTGTGTGTTGTTAGGAAGTTTCAACGTGTTGTAAAAATTCCAAATTATATAGTATGGAAGGAGCAAATATCTCAGGGAATTTGAGCAGTAATCTGTAACACAAACCAGTGTTGGCATTCTAttggtgtttaaaaaatggTGTAGTAGTTTGATGTAATAACGGTGGCATCTCCAAACATAccagtgtaaaaaacaaacaaacaaaaaatcacctgtTGCTAAGGTATCCACTTAAAATCACCTTTATTtgcaaagactttcaaaatatatcttaaagctTGAGTGCTACctgtcaaataaaacaaataactctGTGTACTAAACTGGGTTTTATTCTAGGAGTCTGTTTAAATccctgttactttttaaaataaaatatgattcatTTGAGCAAGACCGCTTTactaggaaaatgaaaactcaagaGATACTTTGATCGGGCATAGTAATGTATAACTTTTGATTGTGCTCTTTTCTATATGACAAACTTTGTAGGggggaataaaactgttttagaagacaaaggaaatacttCACAAGATAAAGATTCTCAACAAAAGTTGTCAACTAGCGAAGACCACTCTACCCAGAGACTAACAAGGGGCAGACCAAGGAAGACTGTACATCCACCTTCAACAAAGCAGTgtgaaaaggatttaaattcaaaagaattgcaaggtctggagaaaaagagcatcCAAGAAGAGATGGGAGAGATCAGTACTTCAACTTCAGtagctaaaaatacaggaagaggaaggagaacaaatctttgcatggaaaaagaaattgtttcaaagcaTCCTGTTGAGAAAACAGTTGAAACCGTTTCACTTGTGGAAACGCAAGTTGATACTCGAAGACCAAGAAGAGGTAAAACTAAGGAACCTAAGGAGTTAAAACATCCTAGTGAGGATCTTGagtcttctgaaaaagattCTTCAGTGCTACAAAAAGATCCTGCAAATAGGAAACAGGCTTTGCAGGAGTATGATATCAGTAGCACATCTGTAACTGAAGATGatcaaagcagaaagacagaaggcgTATCTAGTAGCACTCAGGATGAAAATCACCAActgcaaacagatttaaaaaaatctgaaaacgcATCTGACAAAGGTAGTgtagaagacagagaagaaattcttctattGCATCAGAAGAGGTctagaggaatgaaaaaaatagaaaacacagaagcactgcttccacccaaaagacaaagaagagctaGGAATGAACAGGTTGAACAAGCTCCTTCAGAGGAACTTCATGGGACGACAAGGAAACTTCGTAAACACCAATCAGCAAAATTACTACAAGGTGATGAGCAGACTTCTGAGACTGCCCCCACAGAAGCAtctggaaacagaactgaacttgaagtaaaggtaacagaaaaaagaggtaagtcttcaagaaatgctagaaaacaaccaacagaagtaaaaccagaCATGTGCGGGATGGCacttgaaaatacacagaatgttCAGAAAGGCAAGGAGACTTCAAATGAAACCATTACGGAAACAAAATCACCCaccaaaaatgagaggaaagtaTCTCTGGGAGATGAAGCGGAAAATGCTCAGGAAAATACTACAAAGGCATCTCAAAGATTAAAGTCAGAATCACCTTCTGGAGAGACAGATAAAATGCCAGTAACTGTTCTCAACTTGGAATtcaaacaagaagcaaacagaactagaagcaggagagggaaaaaagactcTTCAGAGAAGAAGGCTGATGAATTTGCCCAGGATGTAAACAGCCTAGATCTTATGCTTAAATGTAAGTCAGAAACAGAGGAATCTTCTCCCAAAGAGTCTTCAGCCTCTAGTTGTGTCAAGCAGGCACACCAAGTAATGAAAGACCAGAACAACACAGCTGACACATTGGTAACTGCTCTAAACAGTGATGGCATTGCTCATAGACAtcaaaagcagacaagaaatgagcaggaagcaaatgaaccaaagcaaactgaaatcctGCAAGAGAATCGaacacaggcaaaagcaaatgcatcagcaagggacaaaagaaaagagattgatctagcagcagaggcaaaaTGTTCAGCTTCTCTCCGGAGAAAACGTGGCTTGTCAGAAACTGATGACAAAGAGGAGAGTactaatgaagaacaaaacgTGCTTTTGGAATCGGTGTcctgtgcaaaagcaaagccattaggaaggggcagaaggaaagaaactcctcCAGTGTCACACACAACTAATTCCATTTCTCTTAGAAGAAAACGTGGTTTGCCAGCAGATAATGGTAAAGAAGAGGCTCTTAAAGATCAAAATGTTCCGTTAGGAGCAGTTGTTTCAAGTCTAAAAGATCAaccaaaaagaggcagaaggaatgAAGCTGCCATATTATTAGAAGCCACAAGTTCTACTCCTGCTCGGGGAAAACGTAACTtatcaaaagaaagtagcagaaataataatcataggaaagctaaacaaatgatttctgaaaaaccCTCTTCCGAAGAAAAAATTGACCTTTCAAAAGGGTACTCAGGGAAAAAGAGTAGTATCACTTCAGTGGCTGTTAGTTCTAGTTCACTTCAAGGTTTGCCAGAAGATGGTAAGAATGAAACTCCCAAAGAGCAACAGGGTATACTTTTGGAAGTAACccaatcaggaaaagaaaatccatcgaaggcaggcagaaggaaaatagttcCTTCCAAATCTGAAGAAACTAGTTCAACCTTTCTCAGGGAAAAGCTTGTCTTGCCTGAAGACAGAGGTCAAAACGGAATCCTTAAGGAAGGTGAAggtacagctctggaaaataactcatcccaggaaaaacaaaggcaactgagaaataagaggaaaaatgtacaaTTCAAACCAGAGGCAGCTACTTCTCTTCGTGACAATGGCAACTTGCCTGAAAACGGCAACATTTcggaaatgcagtgtttgataCCCACTGGTTCTGAAGAAAGTAAtcagtctggaaaaggaaaagaggttaaCCCTACCCAACAGACAACTTCCACTTCtcgcagaagaaaatgtctgttgcCAGCAGATGATGTACCacctaaaaaatcaaaatcaggtgaggaaaaaaaaatatttctattttctacatatAGCTAAGTCTAGAATTTTGTACAGGTTATTACTGTTGGCTGCCATAGTCTAATGTAAATAGAGAGTGGGTCTTTAATGTAGCAAAGAGAGGTAAGTAAAGAAGGGGCTAGGTTATCCTGTACAAACCAGatgtttctccaaagcagaatggATTGATTGTATGGCATCTGACAGCTGTATTCCTCTTCTGCTGAGTTATTCAAATGCTCTCatgctcttctgctgtctcAATCCGTAACTTGCAGgttaaataacagcaattaaCTAACTTACAGGTGGTTATGAGCATAGCATGATAATTACATTTGTAGCACCCattgtctgtgcttgttttctcctaaaTACCATCTAAGCTCCTGCTTTTGTATGTCCAGGTTTTGGGTAGCTTGTACAACTTATCCGTGCTGTAATGAAGTTGGTGCTAGAAGGACTTGGAGCTGTATTTGAGCtcaaatgacagcagaagttccacatgtctctcacttttcctgtttttcagttttattttccccaagccAATAGAGCTCTAGCTTCAGACACTTGAAATATTCCCTAAACCTTTCAGCTGGatgtgataaaattttaaagataccACGTTGTAATAAGAAATTATcgtcaaataaatataataaaatggaagtaaTGAATCTTTACAGATGCACAAAGAATTTTCTGGCAGGTTATGTGCATTAATCCTATTGTGATTTGGCCATGCTCtcgtttcatttctcttcatctctttatcTGTTACATGTGCTTATCCAAACGTAACACGTACATCTATTGTGGCAGGTTCCCCTCTTGGTTTATTGACTTCACACTTCTGCTAGTTTTCACTTCTTGACACTGCTACATGCACCTCCCAAAGGACTGATCTCTCCCAGTGCTTTTCTACCGGTCTGAATAGTTTCTTTTGGGGGGAGGTCCTTTTTCCCCACATGGATTTTAGTGGTGGTGCTTGGGTCGATGCTCATCTCTTGGAGCAGCTTCACTGGTCTGTGCCATGTGGATTCTTCCAGAAGCGTCCAGTGTGTTTGTTACAACTACAAGCCTGACTTTGCAGTTCTAGCTGGACAATAAATTAGTTGCTGtacattcatttttgctgtttttttcttcagtgttagatatgttttagttttacatatcagtagaagaatttttagctaaaataatAGCTAATTGGTTTTGGTGCTCTCATTAATGTTAACCTACTTTCAGAAATAGCTGTATGTCCTTGGGGAcctattttaaaggatattgGATGTGCAGAAGTGTGGGTTTTGTAACTGGTTTGTTGAACTCATAGATGTAAGCTTTGGAACGTAGTCATTAGGGACATCTCCCTTCAAAAACAATGGAACTGAAGATTGACTTTCTATAAAATGCTTGATTTATgatataaatttccatttaatatttctgtctacGAATAGAGAATGATGAAAACGGATCACCCAAAAacgggaaaagaaacaaaactgaagaaaaacttgaaggCAATGTGAAGACAACTCAGACTGCTGGAGGGATGAACAGGACAACAAGATCaagcacaagagcaagtgcaagaacaagaaaatagtctTAACAGTTAAAGAGCCAGTTTTTAGAATGATTCTGTAAATGACATTGgaatttttaatgtgacttgACTTACACTCAGATTTTAAGTTCAGATTTTGTAAAGCTATCGCTGATGATATTATCTAAGTACTTTTCTTAATATGTTTACAGATATGATGCCGCCTGTTTTAGTAGATACATATAGTGGTTCCTATACCATGCGATGCTTGTGCAGAATggcaggtagaaaaataaatcttttatgctCGTATTTATCCCCTTTTTTATGGTAATGAGTACAGTAGCCAGGAAGCCATGTTACTTTACTGCCAGTGTAATTGTaagctattttctgcttaaattttatgtgcttaagtcttattttttcattaaagttctgtaaatattcttttaaaaactatagATTTATTAGTAGAACTACTATGAatgaaaatggtattttaaaaaaaataattttactgagAAGTACGGGTTTGTAAGCCATTAAATTTGTAAACAATTTAGGACttaagtgttttgtgttcttaggAATAATTAAAGATGTAATTACTACTGTCCTCTTACaaccaaatttaattttttttagccaAATGCCATAATTTTTGGAAGTGTAATGTGGGTGCCTCTGAAATTCAGGCAATTCTCTTGTAAACATGGCCACGCTGTGCAGTGCTTGTAAAGGGAGGTGAGcactgggaagaggagcagtgaGCGTATGAGGTTGCGATGTTGcccttttcagagctgcagctgatgtggagtactgaatgtggtttggagaatattttctaGAGGTCAGTGTCTGCGGCCTGTGGATAATGTTGGCGTGCACACATCTCAAAGGGTGgtagctttctgttcctctatgaaatgcaaaaaaaaaaaaaaaaaaaaaaattcagctcagGTATCTATGCATTTTTAAGACCCCAGTTAAGAACCTACATTTTCATATAGTCTAGGAGGAGTAATAGATTTCTATGGAAGGACAgatagagtttattttctgatgtttttcttagggCTTCTTTTGGAGAAGATGAATGGCCCTTTGGGCAAGTTCTGATTTGTGAAATCCGTGTTTTCAAAGTGTTACCACAAGAGGAGTGAGGGGTTGCTTCCACCAGCTTAGGTTGCAGCCTCTGAAATGAGAGGAGTATCTTCACCCAAGATGTTTAATTGGCTCTGTGGTGCAGGATTTATGATCATCCCAAATTCCAGGACATGTAGCTTCATGCTTCTTGTCTCAGCAACAACTCAAGCAGTAGGTCTAGACTAGTGACCTTGgagttttacagaattttaccGATTTTACTGGATCCATATGAAGTCCTTGCATGTTGAGCAACTCCAGTTTCCTTGcactcattttctcctgctctgtttgtgaCTCAGTCTCCTTAACTGCAACAGGGAGACTTCACAAAGCCATCTTCACGAACCTAATCCTGTGTCGGCCCCTACTGGCTGCTGCTTAGAAGTATcccttttggttggtttggttgttttccaaagaaacctGGTGATAGCCACCAacagattcagaagagaaacaggacaaaGCAGCTTGGCATTTGTAACCCCTTGAAGGTGATGTGCTTGGGATCAATTTGTCATTTGGCTTAGTAGCTTTCCCTATGCAATGTgggtagaaagaggaaataacagcAGCGCTTTGACCTCTGGAAGCTCATGATATAAGTACCCTTCTAGGTCAGCTTCACAGCCTTGCTGTCTTCCGTGTTCcaacctgtattttttgttcttgcagttatgtaagagaagcaagtgcctctaagttgctctttctctgtcatttcagtctttaatatcATCCCATAATTATTCAAGGCAGTAATTTCTAACAAATCAAAGTCCTAAGGCACaccccaatttttattttttattttatttttttttttcagaatgagaacagGGCTGAACTCTTGTGCTGTGAGAAAATGCTCCATTTTAATTGCATCACACACAGCCTTAATGATAAGGGATCATTCCATCTTCCCTAATTTAGCTAGTACGTGTTCGATAGTGAGGCGGCCTCCATACCAGAGGAGATGAAAGCCTTGGGCAGAGGCACGGAGTTGTGAGGGTAGAGGAAGAACACTTGCCAAGTTTCCATCACTGCATTGAAGGAGCTGccttgttttccattcagtaGCTGCAACTAGGATATAAGAGGGCATCTTGGcctctgtgccaagctgtgcaaaGTGAAGAGCTCGTCAGCGAGATGAGCAAAGGGgcattttgtttgggtttgttgagTGTCACAGGTTGTGCAAACAAGACATTCACCacacaaaagctgttctgcataAATGTTACTCTTGACTCATTGGATAAAACCTAATTAAGGCTTTCCTAACAgggcaatattctttttttttccaaacaaagttCTTGAAAGAAGCAGGAGGGGGGATTCTCGGCTCCTTTTCACAAACTATTTCAGAAGAACTGAGAGAACACCCTTAACTAGATAGCGCCGCTAGgagcaaatcatttttcatagcaCCTGGCACACTGCGTTAGGGTATCACACATCCCACCACTTCAGCTGTGGTCAGCACGTGTCTGCTGATGAGCAGGGGCTAACGAAGCGTGCCAGAAGCTGGGCTGTGACTGCTTAACCCCACTGCCACACAGGGCCTGAGCTTGCTCCCCATGCAGCCACTCGGGCTTATTAATTGGGGCTGCGATCCACAGGAAAGTAActgctctgtggttgttttctgttgagCAGCTAATGCTCAGACTAAGTAAATTGACTTGAAATATCtaattaataagtaaataatagtcCATAAAGAGCAGCTGACTCTGTCTGCTGAGATACTACAGAAATGGGGCCTCGCTTAGCAAAAGAGGTCCTAATGGCCTTTTGGGGCAGTGCAAGAAATTCCCTTCTAAAGATGATTGTtagttttgtccttgcttttattctaaaaaccAGCCTCGTCCTAACTGACACCAGCAGAAAGAGTCCACACTCTTGTTTTAAGACAGTATCTGTGACTTTCATGCAGCAGAATTGGTAATTCTACAGGTCACGTTAAAGGTTTTATACAGGATTTTAAACTCAAGTATTTGGTGtctctgatttgttttgaagtctgtCTCTTCAAAACTAGTAaactgatatacatgtatatatatatgtatatacatgtattttaacaagttttaaagATCAGCAGCCTATGCACATCATTTTGGGGAGCAATGGTAACAGTGGTTTGAAGTAAATTATGCATCTGTTTAACACAGAATGGGAATAAATAACCTACTTTAGTTGTAgaatctcagaggaaagcaaagtccTACCAACACACCTACAGTGAGAACAAGCTCCAGTGAACCACACATATGCAAACGTTATAGCCTTATTGAGAaatagagctgaacacaggcatattttctgattctaattaatatatatatttttgtctccagTGATTCTGTCTgatatctcattttttgtttgctcctaGTTTGTGACTTTCtatgtatatgtaaagtatgcatataaagttatcaaagttatacacttatatatatttttcagagctgagttACCAATTTCTGAACATACTAAATGCATAATTAATACTTGATATACATTTAATATCTCTGTGGCagtgaattaatttattttctacttttatattaCTATTTAGTACAAGCTAAACATGAGTAAAGAAAAAGTGGTATCCATCCCTAGGCAAATGGTGACGTCTCGACTAGATCTGTACCATTACAGTAGTTCAGGGGGACAGAAGGTGGTCAACCTTCATCTCGTGAGACTCACAGCCccacaaggaaaaatgtgtcataggattattttctgtaacatagtACGCATAAATATCTTGCAATTTGCTCTCAAGTATAGCTAGGAGTCTCAAGTTaactattttctcaaaaattttgatggcaaatataaatgtgcAGTTGTCATCCCATGTCTTGTGTCATTGGTCATCTCCTGAGTGTACACCGACACTCAGCTCCTTCCAGGAATCTTCACCGACTTTGATACTGCCAAATCAATAGTCTTTAGGTTATAAACTCTACAAGAAGCCAGGTATTTTTGCCTAAATTGAATGCCTAACttgaaagagcccttcagaGCTGCAACACAGCTGACAATAATTCCCAAACTGCCCTACTTcgatttcattctgcttcatttaatgtgtttctggaaggtggtggtgtccttaaagaatgcaaattgcaattcttttattacacgaaaatatcttctaaaatgGTCTGAGTCTCAagctaaaatattctgagtcTTATGCTAGGTAAatattcaagggaaaaacaagggtacctatgcagaacttctgaaagaaagtgacacaaaaataatttaagagaaactcagaaattctgtaatgcttattttcaatacaaattgtaaaatatCCTATGTGGAGGTATTTATAACTCTATCGCTACCTTGATTTATTTACCTTTGGGATGTGACTTTACAGTGTCCTTTTCTGTCCCCAGGTATGAACTGTAAGTGATCATAGCAAAGACTTCAtttacttatgtatttatttatttatttccaaatactgtttggctttcacttaaagaaatatttctgtatttttcaagaGGCATAGACTGAAAACATAAGGTGGAGAAACAGCTGATCCTTAGCATTGGaagtgtatgtaatttttaatataaggtgtatgtaatttttaatataaggagGTGTTAAAGTGCCAGGCAGATGTCGCcataatgtctttatctgcaGTAAAACTTTTGTACACCACATAATGTGCTATGTGTCCATTGAACTAGGATGTTTTGACtatggattttgaaagaatgtaatTAAGTTTCTATATATGCCTcacttcttttaatgtcttgccctagaaagtttttgtttgacaatagtaaataaaataaagttgactttaattctgtgtttgtgtttttgtttgtttgtttgtttgttttatataataaatgtagctttcaggaattcataaaaatatgtttacagttaCTCATGCCTTTATTTGGATTCatagttttctctgtatgtgtctatatatttttacatttataaatatattttaaggaggAGAGAGATATTTAGACAGTAGAACAGTAGAGAATGAGTACTAAATAATGTTGGtgaagagtggtggtgaatatcCATGGccaggtaaaataaaaataagaaagaatatcacagctgcctttctaatataattttcagtaatggtATAATATATACTCTccagaaaggcttttaaataaaattttaaataacattttacatggATACAGTAAGATAGTAAATATGCagtccattttattattattttttattattctatttttgtttaagagccttgtcacattttattaaaatgggtaACTAAAATATTCGCTGTAAGGCTGAGCGTTTAGTTAACTCggtattcatattttctaagcaatcttccaaaaataaaaaaataaaaaaataatcctgacattagattttaatatttcaaacctgTACTGTAATCAATGGTATAGTTTATATAGAGATATGTCATTTACTcttgactttctctttcatatccaATATCCTTTCTGACTACTGTGAGTTCATAGCTCAAAAAAGTTTCTTGATAACAAGATCAGCTGCTTAATTACAAGAAAACCTGTAttggtttgaattttccatcttttaatttgtatctttccaTGGCATTCCTCTCCTGACTTGACACTAAGGTGCAATGCTATTTTGAGAGAACAGTGTGATTGTAGTTGTTAACCTTGATGCTGAGTTGTAAACACTGTCAGGTTCGATAATTTCCCAAAGGCTGAGATCTGATGGAGCCAAttctcaaagattaaaagatatcaggtaattgatgatctttgaggatGTCATCTCCATAGAttcttatttcagcttcctttcttgcttctttaggatagaatttatggtttgtcctcaggggaggaagaaaaaacaaaagaaaacaaacaaacaaaataaaactgaaacaggtgGAACTTGcacccttctttaaaaaaaaaaaaaaaaaaaaaaaaagcctttggggtTACTTGCATCTCCAAAACTCAGTTAGTGAATATTCTGAGGCTTGTGACTTGCGCTTGTATGTGCACTTGAAAGGCTCAAATTTGGGGAGGCAATACACTGGAAGAAGGTGATGTAGAAGTAGAATTTTAACTGTTAGTTATATTGGGTCATCTGATAGCTTTTTATGGTACTCAGGGTAGATACAAGTACCTTCTTATGCTTAATTTGAGCACCTCTCCCTAGCAGGAAGTTGAATATCTCTGTCT contains:
- the LOC113841792 gene encoding uncharacterized protein, producing MPLFGKIIVIKRNGTDGIHFPLTASSCLFGRRTECDIRIQLPHVSKEHCKIEVNENEEAILTNLSTVNPTQLNGSCFQQPVPLKHGDVLTIIDRSFRFEYPLQSSPRKRRSRSPKDETRQVLHVQQVAEVELLHKQTSGSKRSSDHSECKEQNADENKQSTEENMSKALPVKLQTPKSSYKIKQSTRKQTEMSPFSKLYETLKHEIKVKKTLQGGNVPEKAGKEGGKGALQEPSAQIASSCDHVSPTEEKEIGISENNEEYKMKQEVISSELNQISMVGSATKKCFTRSPRTSVSKEMTKSILRRSNLQDHKEESTPGKSKGTEVPAKTPKPSKENDRNAACLLQPCSIERLGYADEVKIYNSAITAEKIAQTTNMTNVSEVDKHVMSTPTPRRKSPRSCFMSPTNEATGVDSVNIGTPTARGDVLLEHKSFSEISAEIQREDSVCRNDSLQQQPLAENKCINQRRNSKQHTPRKSGKVEVLKEICDQTNVDSKKRDSESPASNSKSPRRNVRQSKEFVNKSIHSETPTSGEITSELASPASQKSGSGRKRGRPRTSELRTEKALETNAVEEHDNKTVDRQDSGTQQDLATNGCNQKSDLEDTCVLRPRRSSSKRSLGSASVLEDNEAVAEMNVSDLLAEEESGNTKRVSQKRKSGDLLPQPLGKRKRLSFGGHLSPELFDKSFPPNSPLKRGAIPARLSLPFGGSPRAVLKKAQGLKLFFYQELSVCLQKEKMSPEKLPAQTPPAASSPDSGKATPQLPTGSPAPYTKGRFSVSHITTPSPIAEEQNSVAKDMNTGEKNGALEKTPKSNGVSQDDKTSMATPNNLTRSSRRSMKTPMKRRSGAVAVISSKRRSGASTANLLVAKSWAEVVKLGVARPQAKAVKKRAPKRRPMKKTTQSPKAPERKIKGHFSTGHAESPATVVVGRAHSTTGRIAGQVLKVVKNPISKQNLNMDESFTGLAEMFKTPENTSGNTSPSSTVRDSDLTPPCTTMDTSELRTPEESGEMMVSPLNTPDSSGEILDCHDISDLMREEESPKSIFEIMYSRIPEGIAMLEEDLDVDSVSLSAEKQASQVKLESKRKTPDEKLESVNVGSAIKQPLKTPEKKPGLVEVLSGIKQLMKTAKQKSEETKEDAVTACTNGSREYGGNKTVLEDKGNTSQDKDSQQKLSTSEDHSTQRLTRGRPRKTVHPPSTKQCEKDLNSKELQGLEKKSIQEEMGEISTSTSVAKNTGRGRRTNLCMEKEIVSKHPVEKTVETVSLVETQVDTRRPRRGKTKEPKELKHPSEDLESSEKDSSVLQKDPANRKQALQEYDISSTSVTEDDQSRKTEGVSSSTQDENHQLQTDLKKSENASDKGSVEDREEILLLHQKRSRGMKKIENTEALLPPKRQRRARNEQVEQAPSEELHGTTRKLRKHQSAKLLQGDEQTSETAPTEASGNRTELEVKVTEKRGKSSRNARKQPTEVKPDMCGMALENTQNVQKGKETSNETITETKSPTKNERKVSLGDEAENAQENTTKASQRLKSESPSGETDKMPVTVLNLEFKQEANRTRSRRGKKDSSEKKADEFAQDVNSLDLMLKCKSETEESSPKESSASSCVKQAHQVMKDQNNTADTLVTALNSDGIAHRHQKQTRNEQEANEPKQTEILQENRTQAKANASARDKRKEIDLAAEAKCSASLRRKRGLSETDDKEESTNEEQNVLLESVSCAKAKPLGRGRRKETPPVSHTTNSISLRRKRGLPADNGKEEALKDQNVPLGAVVSSLKDQPKRGRRNEAAILLEATSSTPARGKRNLSKESSRNNNHRKAKQMISEKPSSEEKIDLSKGYSGKKSSITSVAVSSSSLQGLPEDGKNETPKEQQGILLEVTQSGKENPSKAGRRKIVPSKSEETSSTFLREKLVLPEDRGQNGILKEGEGTALENNSSQEKQRQLRNKRKNVQFKPEAATSLRDNGNLPENGNISEMQCLIPTGSEESNQSGKGKEVNPTQQTTSTSRRRKCLLPADDVPPKKSKSENDENGSPKNGKRNKTEEKLEGNVKTTQTAGGMNRTTRSSTRASARTRK